One Argonema galeatum A003/A1 DNA segment encodes these proteins:
- a CDS encoding trifunctional serine/threonine-protein kinase/ATP-binding protein/sensor histidine kinase yields MDAITHLLGHRITEQLYAGDRTLVYRGIRESDGEDGKALGLRTPVVIKLLRNEYPNFSELVQFRNQYTIAKNLNLPSIVKPLDLAPYKNAYALIMEDFGGVSLSTYLRGATNKTQPSKSLSLENFLDLALQLADILHYLYQNRVIHKDIKPANILINPDNKQIKLIDFSISSLLPRETQEIQNPNILEGTLAYLSPEQTGRMNRGIDYRSDFYSLGVTFYELLTRQLPFVSDDPMELVHCHLAKQPIPVHQIKPEIPLILSQIVSKLMAKNAENRYQSALGLKHDLEMCLAQLQETGNIEPFALGTRDITDRFLIPEKLYGRETEIDNLLAAFERVSAGSTEMMLVAGFSGIGKTAVVNEVHKPIVRQRGYFIKGKYDQFQRNIPFSAFVQAFRDLMGQLLSESDVQLQSWKTRILSAVGDNGQVLIEVIPELERIIGTQPPAPELSGSAAQNRFNLLMQKFVQVFTTAEHPLVMFLDDLQWADGASLKLLQLLMEDTGHLLVLGAYRDNEVSPVHPFMLAVDEIVKSGATVNTITLQPLSLADMNQLVADTLNCDLPLAQPLTELVYQKTQGNPFFATQFLKALHDDGLITFDWNIRYWQCDIAQVRALAITDDVVEFMALQLQKLPIATQSGLKFAACIGAQFDLATLAIVSEKSPEETAADLWKALQEGLLVPTTEVYKFFTQSEDIATVNPTAANANYKFLHDRVQQAAYSLIPDSQKKATHLKVGQLLQQNYSGIEQEEKLFDIVGHLNLGEELITQPSDREALAQLNLKAGRKARSSTAYAAANIYLQTGIELLTANCWQSQYELTLNLYVAATEAAYLNGEFDGMEQMAARVLQNAQTILDKIKIYEISIVAQTAQSKTLEAIAIGRNALGQLGVELPTEPDEALIGKALQTLASQLQGRQIEELANLPLMTDPQTQAAMQLLGMLFATIFVGKTGLLPLLSSTMVSLSLQFGNAPASTVGYAIHGMVLCAFLGEVETGYGFGRLALSLLERFNVREFKSMILLLFGAFIQHRQEGLRATIPRLKDGYTAGMETGDFLYAGYNISIYFYANFFGGVELDTWEPEIVGYSAALAQVKQYSAQTYLDMTQQMVQNLRETASQPDCLIGTAYDETVMIPKHHQDNDLSAIAALYIYKLLLAYLWGNYTAALDHIAQAKPYLMAVSGFVFVPIFHFYAALTHLALFPTQPETEQAEILALVETHQTTLQQWAQNAPMNYLHKWYLVEAEKHRVLGNKPDAIDYYDRAISLAKENQFLNEEALANELTAKFYLEWGKEKVAQAYMIEAYYCYARWGAKAKVDDLEKRYPQLLAPILQQSCSSTSLKGTITQGTIASTRSSSSVSEVLDLATLLKVSQAISGEIELNKLLTTLLKIVITNAGADKCVLLLKQDIELQVAALVEEGQEPELLPRMPLQSSQDVAISLVNTVKRSLKPLVLVDARLHPQFAGDSYIEQHQPKSVLCSPILNQGKLIGILYLENSLTVGAFTSDRVEVLNLICGQAAISLENARLYQESQQAFTDLKQAQLKIVQSEKMSALGNLVAGVAHEINNPVGFLAGNITFALDYINDLFKLIDLFQQEYPNYSAAIKEEIEAIDLDYIREDLPKLVGSMHEGVNRIKGISTSLRIFSRADSDRPVPCNIHDGIESTLMILKHRLKANDTSPEIRVIKKYGDLPEVECYAGQINQVFMNLLANAIDALDESNQGCSYGEITNKITIETALSPDQKQVIIHIKDNGVGMSEAVREKIFDDSFTTKVVGKGTGLGLAIARQIVVEKHSGTLEVNSTLGQGAEFAIAIPVKATVAFMESQ; encoded by the coding sequence ATGGATGCAATCACTCACCTGCTGGGGCACCGTATCACAGAACAACTCTATGCAGGCGATCGCACTCTAGTTTATCGGGGTATTCGGGAGAGCGATGGCGAAGACGGCAAGGCGTTGGGCCTACGCACTCCCGTCGTCATCAAACTGCTGCGAAACGAATACCCCAACTTCAGTGAATTGGTGCAGTTTCGCAACCAATATACCATTGCCAAAAATCTCAACCTCCCCAGTATTGTTAAACCCCTCGATTTAGCACCTTACAAAAACGCCTATGCGTTGATAATGGAGGACTTTGGAGGAGTCTCCCTGTCCACTTATCTCAGGGGGGCAACTAATAAAACCCAACCCTCTAAATCTTTATCTTTAGAAAACTTTCTTGACCTAGCCCTACAACTAGCAGATATTCTCCACTATCTCTACCAAAACCGAGTTATTCATAAAGATATCAAACCCGCCAATATCCTGATTAACCCAGATAACAAACAAATCAAACTGATTGACTTCAGTATTTCTTCCCTGCTTCCCCGCGAAACCCAAGAAATCCAGAATCCCAACATCCTCGAAGGAACATTAGCCTATCTCTCCCCAGAACAGACAGGAAGAATGAATCGCGGCATTGACTATCGGAGTGACTTTTATTCCCTCGGTGTAACCTTCTATGAATTGTTGACAAGACAGTTACCCTTTGTGTCAGACGATCCAATGGAGTTGGTGCATTGTCATTTAGCCAAACAGCCGATTCCGGTGCATCAAATCAAGCCAGAAATTCCCCTAATTTTATCGCAAATTGTCAGTAAACTGATGGCGAAAAATGCAGAAAATCGCTATCAAAGTGCATTAGGACTGAAGCACGATTTAGAGATGTGTCTGGCTCAATTACAAGAAACGGGTAACATTGAGCCATTTGCATTGGGAACGCGGGATATTACAGACCGTTTCCTAATCCCCGAAAAGCTATACGGCAGAGAAACTGAAATTGATAATTTATTAGCAGCCTTTGAAAGAGTCAGCGCGGGCAGCACCGAAATGATGCTCGTAGCAGGTTTTTCGGGCATTGGCAAAACCGCAGTCGTGAATGAAGTTCATAAGCCGATTGTTCGTCAGCGCGGTTATTTTATCAAAGGCAAATACGACCAATTTCAGCGTAATATTCCTTTTTCGGCATTTGTGCAAGCCTTCCGGGATTTAATGGGGCAGTTGCTATCAGAATCAGACGTTCAGTTACAAAGCTGGAAAACTAGAATTTTGTCAGCAGTTGGAGACAATGGGCAAGTCTTGATCGAGGTAATTCCTGAATTAGAACGAATCATTGGCACTCAACCTCCTGCACCAGAACTGTCGGGAAGTGCGGCACAGAATCGCTTCAATCTGCTGATGCAGAAATTTGTGCAAGTGTTTACCACAGCCGAACATCCCTTAGTGATGTTTTTGGACGATCTGCAGTGGGCGGATGGCGCATCTTTGAAGTTATTACAACTGTTGATGGAGGATACGGGGCATTTATTGGTGTTGGGTGCTTATCGGGATAATGAAGTGTCGCCCGTTCACCCGTTTATGTTGGCGGTGGATGAGATTGTTAAGTCTGGGGCAACGGTGAATACTATTACGCTGCAACCGTTGAGTTTAGCAGATATGAATCAGTTGGTGGCTGATACGCTGAATTGCGATTTGCCTCTTGCTCAACCTTTAACAGAATTGGTTTATCAAAAAACTCAAGGTAATCCCTTCTTTGCCACACAGTTCCTTAAGGCATTACATGACGATGGGCTGATTACCTTTGATTGGAATATCCGGTATTGGCAATGCGATATTGCTCAAGTCAGAGCTTTAGCTATTACCGATGATGTGGTAGAGTTTATGGCACTGCAATTGCAGAAGTTGCCGATCGCAACTCAGTCTGGGTTGAAGTTTGCAGCTTGTATTGGAGCGCAGTTTGATTTAGCTACTTTGGCGATCGTTTCAGAAAAGTCACCCGAAGAAACGGCGGCTGATTTGTGGAAAGCGTTACAAGAAGGCTTGCTCGTACCCACTACCGAAGTCTATAAATTCTTCACCCAAAGTGAGGATATCGCCACTGTTAACCCAACTGCTGCTAATGCAAATTACAAATTTCTGCACGATCGCGTCCAACAAGCTGCCTATTCACTCATTCCTGATTCACAGAAAAAAGCAACGCATCTCAAAGTCGGACAATTACTTCAGCAAAATTATTCAGGAATAGAGCAAGAGGAAAAACTGTTTGATATTGTCGGGCATTTGAATCTAGGAGAAGAGTTAATCACCCAACCGAGCGATCGGGAAGCATTAGCTCAACTGAACTTAAAAGCCGGACGCAAGGCAAGAAGTTCTACCGCCTACGCGGCGGCAAATATCTATCTGCAAACAGGGATTGAACTCTTGACAGCTAACTGTTGGCAGAGTCAGTATGAATTGACCCTAAATCTCTATGTTGCTGCTACCGAAGCCGCTTATTTGAATGGTGAATTTGATGGCATGGAACAGATGGCAGCACGGGTGTTACAAAATGCACAGACAATTTTAGACAAAATCAAAATTTACGAAATTTCAATCGTCGCCCAGACAGCCCAGAGCAAGACGTTAGAAGCGATCGCAATAGGCAGAAATGCCCTGGGACAATTGGGGGTTGAACTCCCCACCGAACCTGACGAAGCCTTGATTGGCAAAGCGCTACAAACCCTTGCCAGCCAACTCCAGGGCAGACAGATTGAAGAACTGGCTAATCTGCCTCTGATGACCGATCCTCAAACTCAGGCAGCCATGCAACTGTTAGGTATGTTGTTTGCAACAATTTTTGTGGGAAAGACGGGTTTGCTACCCCTACTGAGCTCGACGATGGTGAGTTTATCACTCCAGTTTGGGAATGCGCCCGCATCGACGGTGGGGTATGCAATTCACGGGATGGTGCTGTGTGCTTTTTTGGGAGAAGTCGAAACGGGCTATGGCTTTGGGCGATTGGCGCTCTCATTGCTCGAACGGTTCAATGTGCGGGAATTCAAGTCGATGATTCTGCTGCTATTTGGGGCATTTATTCAGCATCGCCAAGAAGGTCTGAGGGCAACAATACCGAGGCTGAAAGATGGCTATACTGCCGGCATGGAAACTGGCGATTTTCTATACGCTGGCTACAACATAAGTATTTACTTTTATGCCAACTTTTTCGGTGGGGTGGAACTAGACACTTGGGAACCAGAAATAGTAGGTTACAGCGCTGCCTTGGCGCAGGTAAAGCAATATTCTGCCCAGACTTATTTGGATATGACGCAGCAGATGGTGCAGAATTTGCGGGAAACTGCGAGTCAACCGGATTGCTTAATTGGAACTGCCTACGATGAAACGGTGATGATTCCTAAGCATCATCAGGACAATGACCTCAGTGCGATCGCTGCTCTCTACATCTACAAACTGTTGCTTGCCTACTTATGGGGCAATTACACGGCTGCCCTAGACCATATTGCCCAAGCCAAGCCGTATTTGATGGCAGTATCGGGATTTGTTTTTGTTCCCATTTTCCATTTCTATGCAGCCCTGACACACCTAGCACTTTTCCCCACACAGCCAGAAACTGAGCAAGCTGAAATTCTCGCCCTGGTGGAAACTCATCAAACCACTCTGCAACAGTGGGCACAAAATGCTCCGATGAATTATCTGCATAAATGGTATTTGGTTGAGGCAGAAAAGCATCGGGTTTTGGGCAATAAACCCGATGCGATCGATTATTACGATCGCGCCATCTCCCTCGCTAAAGAAAATCAATTCCTCAACGAAGAAGCCCTCGCCAACGAACTCACAGCCAAATTCTACTTGGAATGGGGCAAAGAAAAAGTCGCTCAAGCCTACATGATTGAGGCATATTACTGTTATGCCCGATGGGGAGCCAAGGCTAAAGTAGACGATCTGGAAAAACGTTATCCCCAACTCCTGGCTCCTATCCTTCAGCAATCTTGTTCCTCTACCTCCTTGAAGGGAACTATTACCCAGGGAACGATCGCTTCTACCCGTTCTTCTAGTAGCGTCTCTGAAGTTCTAGATTTGGCTACTCTACTAAAAGTCTCTCAAGCTATTTCTGGGGAAATTGAACTAAATAAACTCTTGACTACTCTGCTAAAAATAGTAATTACGAACGCTGGGGCAGATAAGTGTGTCTTACTGCTAAAACAAGATATTGAGTTACAAGTAGCAGCCCTTGTAGAAGAGGGACAGGAACCTGAGTTATTACCACGAATGCCTCTACAATCAAGTCAGGATGTAGCGATTAGTTTGGTGAATACTGTTAAACGTAGTTTGAAACCTCTTGTGCTGGTTGATGCTAGGTTACATCCTCAGTTTGCTGGAGATAGTTACATTGAACAGCACCAGCCGAAAAGTGTTCTTTGTAGTCCAATTCTTAATCAAGGTAAGTTGATTGGAATTTTATACCTGGAAAATAGCTTGACGGTGGGGGCATTTACGAGCGATCGGGTTGAAGTGCTGAATCTTATTTGCGGCCAAGCCGCCATTTCTTTGGAAAATGCTCGTCTTTATCAAGAATCCCAACAAGCCTTTACTGACCTCAAACAGGCACAACTAAAAATAGTCCAAAGTGAAAAAATGTCGGCATTGGGCAATTTAGTAGCTGGGGTAGCCCACGAAATCAACAACCCTGTAGGCTTCTTGGCTGGCAACATTACCTTTGCTTTAGATTACATCAATGATTTGTTTAAATTGATCGATCTATTTCAGCAAGAATATCCTAATTATAGTGCAGCAATTAAAGAGGAAATTGAAGCGATCGACCTCGACTACATTCGGGAAGACTTACCAAAGTTAGTAGGTTCGATGCACGAAGGCGTAAACCGAATCAAAGGCATCAGCACCAGTCTTCGCATCTTTTCCCGTGCCGATAGCGATCGGCCCGTCCCCTGCAATATCCACGACGGTATCGAAAGCACCTTGATGATTCTCAAACATCGTCTCAAAGCTAATGACACAAGCCCAGAGATTCGGGTCATCAAGAAATATGGTGATTTACCAGAAGTAGAATGCTATGCAGGACAGATCAATCAAGTATTTATGAATCTGTTGGCTAATGCGATCGATGCTCTAGATGAATCTAACCAAGGGTGTAGTTATGGCGAAATTACCAATAAAATTACGATCGAAACAGCGTTATCTCCA
- the cobT gene encoding nicotinate mononucleotide-dependent phosphoribosyltransferase CobT, which produces MIEIYTQVEKGNEWLRQYRGRQPVFACVLGFTETGSIPGISAAGRTPLDRQFTALADAEFLYSGPVPKPKYPLPPLHAGASPVLISRAVVEALSLPLYLFNAGLPQPPSVPTIDLGGRAARCLSSGNALPLETVRHLLEEGLIWGEKLAAVSDSGFIVLGECVVGGTTTALAVLTGLGVPAAGKVNSSHPTCNHDQKWALVQTGLENARLGSEGKWQSDAQREIPNPKSKIQNPKSIDPLQVVAAVGDPMQVAVAGMAIAASRTCGVMLAGGTQMLAVYALIQAIAKEYSLVWEPEQIVVGTTRWVVEDPSGDTVGLAQIVGSVPLLATQLSFATSRYEKLQAYEQGYVKEGMGAGACAIAAHLYAGWKQAELLQAIEALVDRYCA; this is translated from the coding sequence CACGCAGGTAGAGAAGGGAAACGAGTGGCTGCGGCAATATAGAGGTCGCCAGCCAGTTTTTGCTTGCGTGTTGGGATTTACAGAAACCGGCTCGATCCCTGGTATTTCTGCTGCCGGACGCACTCCCCTAGACCGCCAATTTACTGCTCTAGCAGATGCAGAATTTTTGTACAGTGGCCCTGTACCTAAGCCTAAATATCCCTTACCACCCCTACACGCGGGTGCCTCGCCGGTACTGATTTCCCGTGCGGTAGTTGAAGCGCTTTCACTGCCACTCTATCTGTTTAATGCTGGTTTGCCCCAGCCGCCGTCTGTACCGACGATCGATCTAGGGGGTAGGGCAGCTCGCTGTCTGAGTTCGGGTAACGCCCTCCCACTGGAAACGGTACGCCATTTGTTGGAGGAGGGGTTAATTTGGGGAGAAAAGCTAGCTGCTGTAAGCGATTCCGGCTTCATAGTTTTAGGGGAATGCGTGGTGGGGGGAACCACCACCGCACTAGCTGTTTTAACTGGCTTAGGCGTTCCCGCTGCGGGGAAGGTTAACAGCAGCCATCCCACTTGCAATCATGACCAAAAGTGGGCTCTGGTGCAGACCGGATTAGAAAATGCCAGACTTGGGAGCGAGGGAAAGTGGCAAAGTGATGCTCAAAGAGAAATTCCCAATCCCAAATCCAAAATCCAAAATCCAAAATCGATCGATCCCCTACAAGTAGTCGCCGCCGTGGGAGACCCGATGCAAGTGGCGGTAGCTGGGATGGCGATCGCAGCTTCGCGCACCTGTGGCGTCATGCTTGCCGGTGGAACGCAAATGCTGGCTGTCTATGCTTTGATTCAGGCAATAGCCAAAGAATATTCCTTGGTTTGGGAACCGGAACAAATCGTGGTGGGAACTACCCGCTGGGTGGTAGAAGACCCTAGCGGCGACACGGTTGGATTAGCGCAAATTGTTGGCTCTGTACCCCTACTGGCAACTCAGCTGAGTTTTGCCACTTCTCGTTACGAAAAGCTGCAAGCCTACGAACAGGGATACGTGAAAGAAGGTATGGGAGCTGGTGCTTGTGCGATCGCAGCTCATCTATACGCAGGCTGGAAACAAGCCGAACTTCTTCAGGCCATCGAAGCATTAGTAGACCGATACTGCGCCTAA